In Thauera sp. JM12B12, one DNA window encodes the following:
- a CDS encoding DUF2062 domain-containing protein, with product MRKKLKRILPDHETVSTNRWLRPFSSTLLHPRLWHLNRHSAAGAVAVGMFCGLIPGPLQMLGAAICCVLFRVNLPLALITTLYSNPLTIVPLYVLAFGIGSLILGNGEFSFTPPPELSGMNPAVWLRSLADWAGSLGEPLFLGLIVLAASLSMLSYLAVRWGWRLWLLRQWRRRQARSRSQGRP from the coding sequence ATGCGCAAGAAACTCAAGCGAATCCTTCCTGATCACGAGACCGTCAGCACCAACCGCTGGCTGCGGCCGTTCTCATCCACCCTGCTCCACCCCAGGCTGTGGCACCTCAACCGCCATTCGGCGGCGGGCGCAGTGGCGGTGGGGATGTTCTGCGGCCTCATCCCCGGGCCGCTGCAGATGCTGGGGGCAGCGATCTGCTGCGTGCTCTTCCGGGTGAACCTCCCGCTGGCGCTGATCACCACCCTGTACAGCAACCCGCTGACCATCGTGCCGCTCTACGTGCTCGCCTTCGGGATCGGCAGCCTGATCCTGGGCAACGGCGAGTTCAGCTTCACGCCGCCGCCGGAGCTGTCGGGAATGAACCCGGCGGTGTGGCTGCGGTCGCTCGCCGACTGGGCGGGGTCGCTCGGCGAGCCGCTTTTCCTGGGCCTGATCGTGCTCGCCGCCAGCCTGTCGATGCTGTCCTACCTGGCCGTGCGCTGGGGCTGGCGGCTCTGGCTGTTGCGCCAGTGGCGGCGCAGGCAGGCGCGGTCACGCAGCCAAGGCCGCCCCTGA
- a CDS encoding methyl-accepting chemotaxis protein, producing the protein MKLLFQPAVSLLDRLSYPLKFGLIILVCAAASAVLLTQIFVNLRGEIRNTQREIAGLALFDAGFAVILNTQQHRGLSAGVLGGSADLVPKREQKARELVAAMGRLDSALAQGSDWASLQPGWQTVRSTLGRLADDGLELDGGTNFRTHTEAIAALLAWLGELGDVSGLALDPDPASANLIAPLLNALPELSERLGQLRARGTNLSARRELSQSDEHAVVSLLAEIGRAEAALIQRLERTARNNAALAPRLDVVGKEVSAAVEQVRAATRQEILDQRFSMPSAAFFELVTRAIDTAVRNFNEVLRPETGRLLDARLADLQRKLNAQITVSVLAMVLAAYLFIAVYLAILRSVRELSAGAQQFAAGDYRARVSFSAHDELAEVARQFNGMADQVAGLIREIQLGAEHVGGAATELSASARRVLQGSEAQSDAASGVAAAVEEMSRGVDGIAHHAQVAQKLAEDSGRLSDDGRQVMQQSVCEMERIAEAVDLSSEAIRELGEKSRQINAIVDSIRDIADQTNLLALNAAIEAARAGESGRGFAVVADEVRKLAERTSLATHEIGEMVKAIQQGTGRAVDTMQQGVQRVRDGVEMSNRAGESMAQISSGAEEVLTAVREISTALREQSLASNEIARNIERIADMAEHNSGSVRETAGTAETLEQLAATLRQQASRFAV; encoded by the coding sequence ATGAAACTGCTCTTCCAGCCCGCCGTCAGCCTGCTCGACCGACTCAGCTATCCGCTCAAGTTCGGTCTCATCATCCTCGTCTGCGCTGCCGCCTCGGCGGTGCTGCTGACGCAGATCTTCGTCAATCTGCGCGGCGAGATCCGCAACACGCAGCGCGAAATCGCCGGTCTCGCGCTCTTCGACGCCGGCTTCGCGGTCATCCTCAACACGCAGCAGCACCGTGGCCTGTCGGCAGGCGTGCTGGGCGGCAGCGCCGACCTGGTGCCCAAGCGCGAGCAGAAGGCGCGCGAACTCGTCGCCGCGATGGGCAGGCTGGACAGCGCTCTCGCCCAGGGCTCCGACTGGGCTTCCCTGCAGCCCGGCTGGCAGACCGTGCGCAGCACGCTCGGCCGACTTGCCGACGATGGGCTCGAGCTCGACGGCGGGACGAACTTCCGTACCCATACCGAGGCGATCGCCGCCCTGCTTGCCTGGCTGGGCGAGTTGGGCGACGTTTCCGGTCTCGCCCTCGACCCCGACCCGGCGAGTGCGAATCTGATCGCGCCGCTGCTCAACGCCCTGCCCGAGCTCAGCGAGCGCCTGGGCCAGTTGCGCGCGCGTGGTACCAATCTCAGCGCGCGCCGCGAGCTGTCGCAGAGCGACGAGCACGCGGTGGTCTCGCTGCTGGCCGAGATCGGTCGCGCCGAGGCGGCCCTGATCCAGCGTCTCGAGCGGACCGCGCGCAACAATGCGGCGCTCGCGCCGCGTCTGGACGTGGTGGGCAAGGAGGTCTCGGCTGCGGTCGAGCAGGTGCGCGCGGCCACCCGGCAGGAGATCCTGGACCAGCGCTTCTCGATGCCATCGGCGGCGTTCTTCGAGCTCGTTACCCGGGCCATCGACACTGCGGTACGAAACTTCAACGAGGTGCTGCGTCCCGAGACGGGCCGCCTCCTCGACGCCCGTCTCGCGGACCTGCAGCGCAAGCTCAACGCCCAGATCACCGTATCGGTCCTGGCGATGGTGCTGGCCGCCTATCTCTTCATCGCGGTGTATCTCGCGATCCTGCGCTCGGTGCGCGAGCTGTCGGCGGGGGCGCAGCAGTTCGCCGCCGGCGACTACCGCGCGCGGGTGAGCTTCTCGGCCCACGACGAGCTCGCCGAGGTGGCCCGCCAGTTCAACGGCATGGCCGATCAGGTGGCCGGGCTGATTCGCGAGATCCAGCTCGGCGCCGAGCATGTCGGTGGCGCCGCGACCGAGCTGTCGGCGTCCGCACGCCGCGTGCTGCAGGGATCGGAGGCCCAGAGCGACGCTGCCTCCGGTGTGGCGGCGGCGGTCGAGGAGATGTCGCGCGGCGTCGACGGCATCGCCCACCACGCCCAGGTGGCCCAGAAGCTGGCAGAGGACTCCGGCCGCCTGTCCGACGACGGTCGGCAGGTGATGCAGCAGTCGGTGTGCGAGATGGAGCGCATCGCCGAGGCGGTCGATCTGTCGAGCGAGGCGATCCGCGAGCTCGGCGAGAAATCGCGCCAGATCAACGCGATCGTGGACTCGATCCGTGACATCGCCGACCAGACCAACCTGCTCGCGCTCAACGCCGCGATCGAGGCCGCACGGGCTGGCGAGAGCGGTCGCGGCTTCGCCGTGGTGGCCGACGAAGTGCGCAAGCTCGCCGAGCGCACCTCGCTCGCGACTCACGAGATCGGCGAAATGGTGAAGGCGATCCAGCAGGGCACCGGGCGCGCGGTCGACACCATGCAGCAAGGGGTGCAGCGCGTGCGCGACGGGGTCGAGATGAGCAACCGCGCCGGCGAGTCCATGGCGCAGATCAGCAGCGGTGCCGAAGAGGTGCTCACTGCGGTGCGCGAGATCTCCACCGCACTGCGCGAACAGAGCCTGGCGAGCAACGAGATCGCCCGCAACATCGAGCGCATCGCCGACATGGCGGAGCACAACAGCGGCTCGGTGCGCGAGACGGCCGGCACTGCCGAAACCCTCGAGCAGCTTGCCGCCACCTTGCGCCAGCAGGCGAGTCGTTTCGCCGTGTGA